The genomic window tagaaataaaaACAGGGGGCGATGTACCTCAGAGGAggtatatgttttatgccgactccgaagggcatctgcaagtaGATGAACTTTCGCAGAGAGGCTTTTtcgtagcagaaatacactcggggttgTTTGCCAAACAACTGTCggggggcgaccccacttagaaaagttgttttttttttaattgaaacaacttttctaaagattttttgatttttccggGACTTCATCCCAGACCTTCGGTGTGAAAGATTGTAGCTgtttgatacaaaaaaaaaaaacaaaaaatgttacgtatacgcaccggtacccggTTGGCTCTCATGAAAACAACGTACTTATATTATTTCGTTTTTACGGACATGTAAAATGTTTTAACCCAAAAATTCggttacgtacatacatatgtacgatgTACTTTTAACAAAAGtgaagtttttagttttttctaataaaatagaTATATGCCTTATATAATTATTAAGTATTTAAATCGgtaataattttctttaataatCCCTCGAGTGGTAaattcattgtgaattcatacaagggGCGAATGTTCGGGAAATAaattcacaatagtaaacagcttcgataacctgttcaatcgctgtccgattacttaaatcatttgctcagtaGTGTTTTTCGAACATTTCTGTAAACGACTGGTATATTGTATTATTATATCGCGACAGCCATTTTCCCTATCAGCTATTGTTTGACAGGTAGGcgtggcaatggaggaatagaaagatttttcacttgtatgaattcacaatggataaATCCAAAGACGcttttgacagctttttcaaaACAAACCTGCTGCAAccgaataaaaatattaaaatcatcacCTTGctttaagaagaaaaaaatgtattgaaattggATTTAAAGATTAAATTCAATACTTTTGGTTCGGTTGGAGGGTTTTGCAACATTTGTATCCAACATATCTATAATTTTAAAAGGAAAGTTAATCCTGCATCAAGGTTCCCTTTCTCATGAAACCTCCCCGAGCGCTTAGAGCATTTTCCAACCCCTTGCCTAGAGACGACCCCGTTTACAAAAACTTTGCTAGATATTAAGGAATCAAATATTTCAGTTGGGGACCAATTTACTATGTGCTCCTGTCCTTTGCTACAGATCAGAACAACGTTTTCAATCAGTGTTTAATGTTCACCCCGTCACCTTTTCCAGCTGTTGGACAATTCCAATGTCCATGTATATTTTAATACATGTTGATGCAGGATGTATAAAtagtacataagtatgtatgtatgttctatGTTTATCTGCTTATTTGTGCATATGTATGCATAATATTTACTACGTaatacaaattattattttcctgCAATATTAATTcataatttcacacagaaacaCACAAAACATAAGCAAAAAATACACATTTActtatgtataaataaaatatacattcGGGCGCACTCATCCTAAAACCTTTTGTCATTTGATTTGGAAACAACTTTTATAATAGCAAgtgtcaaaattcaaaaaaggtgtccatcatcatcatcaccacgATCATCATCATATTGCTAAGCATAAACGCCTTTAAGTGTATCATCAAATCCCTGTCAACACCACAATCAAACATTACAATCGTCACTTATTTCTGTATGTACTACAACTTATTTTATGTAAGCTTATGTGATAATTTTTGAGTTTCATGGGTAGTAAAATGCAATGATTCTTTTGCGATATTAGTGTaatatttcaatttcataaaaGGTTTTTCCTAacgaattgattttttttttttttgttcagaataGGGAATTTAATACTATATTTttgttgataaatattttttattctagatgaaactaaaatataaactaatcttatttattctttttattaCTTCTATTTCTTAATTGTGATTTGGCTTCATTTTCTTGATCATCGTTTGACCTGTCATTATAACGGCGTTGTCGCATTCTTTGGAACCTAGACAAAGCAATTGTGACGAGCAGACTAGCAGACAATAGCTCAAAGTTTCATCGGAGAATACGTTTGAAATCAAGTCCGCCAAGCAGTCCTGTTACCATGCCTCTTATAAAATACGAGCGGGATACATCTTTGGATGACACGGAAGGCGATTTGGTTAGTATGTCTGGTCACGGAATGGATAACCAAACAGGAACTTTATCCGTTGCCATTTCTGGTGATAATAATGTTACTTTACCAATTGAAAGTACAGATGACGATCAGCCATGTGATTTGCGTTTAAGTTCATTTCGAATGAATCTTGTGTCTATGGCATTGCAACAGGCTGCAGCTGCTGTAATTAGTGGTGGAACAGTAACAAGTCCTGCCGGAATGCAACAATCTACATTACAAACGATAGCGGCCACTCCAACAACCCATCTAACATCTTTGATTAACTTTTCACAACCACATGTGCCGACTCAGATAACAACCCAATCAACTACAATTACATCGGCTCGACGATATAGCACTAGTACATCTTCAGTTGTTCCTCCATCAGGAGTTGGTAGCGGTGTAGGGCCTACAAATAGGGTTTCATCGCCAAAAAGTGCAAACACAAAAAGTGTGCCGCCGATTCAAACAGAGTCTAGTTCTATCGCTGCCTCAGGACCATCTACCTCCGCAGCAGCGGCAGCAGCAGCAGCCAACTCAGCACAAGTTCCAGGTGGGGGCAGTATTTGCAGTGATGAAGCAGTAACCACTGGTGCATTGGCAATCAGTAATAGTGGAAGTACCGGTGGTGGTAGTGGTGGTCACATAACACCAATTACAACTGGTGGTTCAAGTGGTTCATTTGGCGGCGCATATACTTGTGAACGATGTGGAAATTCTTATGCACGACCACATAGCCTTAATCGTCATATGCGTTTCGAATGTGGCGTTGAACCAAAATTTGAATGTccaatttgccacaaaaaatcaAAACACAAACACAATCTCGTATTGCACATGCGCACACATCAACATCGATGATATAATCAACCAAAATATTATATGCAATGACCACCGATACTCTGTAGCAAACAATTACACAAATGGAGATACAATATTGATAAACAATACAAAATGAGGCAGCAACAAATTCGTAAATATTATCATCACGTTCAACAGCCGATTCGCCGAGACCAGCATCAGAAGCGTTTAATCGTAGTCTTTTTTGTGTATTATATAGAACACATTCCAACGTATTCGAGAATCCATTTTGTAACGAAAGTGCAGAGTAGTTAGTGGAATtcgtatatatatactatatacatacatatatgcatgtatttactacacacatatgtatgtatttgcatatgtacattagactgggccaCAAACAAAAAGTTGTAGAAGTCCGCTTATGTTGAAAGGGTTTcggaaatataaattgtttatttaacatttgatttttaaaattaatacgtCAATATTTTGGTCTTGGAAATCTGCATACATAATGTCCTTTCCAGTCATGAAGCCGTTCTCAAcggtttttttaattaaattcaaaaatgttttttataaataattccaattaattgacaaaatgttcaccgctttgcCAATAGCGGTGGCAAAAAGCATTGAGGAatgagtttctaccgtcatgaggGCCGTAATATTGTATGACCTGCCTCTATATTACGTAACGGTGAACTtcgccgtcttcttagtttccacataattacttttacactgcaacatttttgataacatactCTACCGCCATGTAACGGCcactatatagcggcaccgcttttgaGGAAACCAATCCTTATACCTTATGACACTACTTTagtttcgtgtattttttcttaaatttattgtttCACTCCCTCTTAATACGGCTTCGGTACTGGTTTAAGTGTGTAAGCTATATtccaaaatacaagaaaaatgcaatctagtttgttaaaaacaaacgagccagtttgtatttcgttagGTTTTTCTGACATTCggttgttttttcttaattttgtctgacaaatcaaaattttgtttttaatttgaaaattttgtgcataactGCACAACTAAAATGAACTTTCGTGTGAAATAAGTGAGCCACCAGAGCGGGAAATAATTTTTTCGTGTTATTTGCATAGTGTTTGTTTTGAAAAAggctaatgaaaaaataaaatttaaaacatgtacaaaaacatgtaaaattattttattttgagggCAATATTGGTCTCTCTTTCTCTtgttagaaattgtttttgtaatttgactttccgataaagtttcgtcagttattttagcttggaatccaagcaaaaataaagtagtgtcatataggtattaagtcgtataaaaaaattttacatattatGCATTAACATATctttttaaaaaatactttttcatatgTATAAGGGTTATTTGTGGCGTCAATAAGGTCAAAAGTAGACTTAGCGAAACTGACAACCGATCTTCGCATTGCGAGTGAGTCTTCAAATGCTGTCGCTGACGAAAAGCACATGAGTATTTTTTTGGAAAACCTAGAAAGGCGCGAACATTTCCAAATACTTGCTCgtcaagatttaaaaaaaatacaattcgCGTCGaggttctttttttctttttttttttaatttttccctatCAATTGGCGGGCAGGGACTTTTCTCTAGTAACATTTTCATTAAAGAAATAGCCTCGGAATGTTTTCCAAACCATTGCCGAGGGACGACgctgcttagaaaaactgtttcctaactgaaaaaacatttttcaaaatgtttcccGTTGCTTTGGTCGGGACCAAAACCTCGGATGTCAAATAATCAATTTACAATAAAAAAGCAATTTTGGCCGTATTTCGAGGagttaaacaaaattaaaaaaaaaaaaaagatttgcgAAGCCCTCCCAACgttcacaactttttttgttttgtatggggaccaacccggtCTAATGTACAAACATTTATAGTTGATGAGAAAAATTGAAATACATATTacgtatatttgtatatatggatGTCTGTATGTAGGTATGTTTGTATGAATAGTCCCATTTTTATGATAGTACCAAAAATCAGATGGAAATTGctgaacaaacatacata from Eurosta solidaginis isolate ZX-2024a chromosome 3, ASM4086904v1, whole genome shotgun sequence includes these protein-coding regions:
- the LOC137246168 gene encoding protein krueppel-like, whose product is MPLIKYERDTSLDDTEGDLVSMSGHGMDNQTGTLSVAISGDNNVTLPIESTDDDQPCDLRLSSFRMNLVSMALQQAAAAVISGGTVTSPAGMQQSTLQTIAATPTTHLTSLINFSQPHVPTQITTQSTTITSARRYSTSTSSVVPPSGVGSGVGPTNRVSSPKSANTKSVPPIQTESSSIAASGPSTSAAAAAAAANSAQVPGGGSICSDEAVTTGALAISNSGSTGGGSGGHITPITTGGSSGSFGGAYTCERCGNSYARPHSLNRHMRFECGVEPKFECPICHKKSKHKHNLVLHMRTHQHR